One genomic region from Oncorhynchus gorbuscha isolate QuinsamMale2020 ecotype Even-year linkage group LG13, OgorEven_v1.0, whole genome shotgun sequence encodes:
- the LOC123992642 gene encoding tsukushi-like isoform X1: MIHFSGTTRMSLTVSEKSAGCKRTMAFPLCVSLWMLLAVHCQGRAVKNCHPSCHCEVESFGLFDSFSLTRVDCRGVGTSPIPIPLDTAHLDLSSNSMSLLTDTMLSGPGYTTLVSLDLSNNRISMVSPKALSRLRYLESLDLSHNSLEGLDEGCFSGLPLAEVDLSHNHFREFDLDMFITKGHGEPINVDLSHNQLTVVSRSSSKRPLLHVQSLTLAANQLRAVPKLKGIPLRDLSLDGNSISHIEEGAFEDLKDLVHLSLSALPELFDIQPNSFRGLQNLQVLDLSNNAKLKALSPAVFSGLVSLQELNLSNSGVTSLPNNMLSHLPSIKSITLGQNIHCWRAQKQGQFHRQLGQEQKHDEVLTCDVKGIVS, encoded by the exons ATGATTCATTTCTCAGGTACCACACGGATGAGTTTGACGGTCTCAGAAAAGTCGGCAGGCTGCAAG CGCACAATGGCGTTCCCcctgtgtgttagtctgtggATGCTCCTGGCTGTTCACTGCCAGGGTAGAGCTGTGAAGAACTGCCACCCAAGCTGCCACTGTGAGGTGGAGAGCTTTGGCTTGTTCGACAGCTTCAGCCTGACCAGGGTGGATTGCAGGGGAGTGGGCACCAGTCCCATTCCCATCCCCCTGGACACTGCCCACCTTGACTTGTCCTCCAACTCCATGTCCCTGCTGACCGACACTATGCTCTCTGGACCTGGCTATACCACCTTGGTCAGCCTGGACCTCAGCAACAATCGCATATCCATGGTCAGCCCCAAGGCCCTGTCCAGGCTGCGCTACCTGGAGTCTCTGGACCTCAGCCACAACTCCCTGGAGGGCCTGGATGAGGGCTGCTTCTCTGGCCTCCCTCTGGCTGAGGTTGACCTCAGCCACAACCACTTCCGGGAGTTTGACCTCGACATGTTCATCACTAAAGGTCATGGAGAGCCAATCAACGTGGATCTGTCCCACAACCAGCTGACGGTGGTCTCCAGGAGTTCCTCTAAGAGGCCCTTGCTACATGTCCAGAGCCTGACTCTAGCAGCCAATCAGCTGAGGGCCGTGCCTAAGCTCAAAGGCATCCCGTTGAGGGACCTAAGCCTGGATGGGAACAGTATCTCCCACATTGAGGAGGGGGCCTTTGAGGACCTCAAGGACCTGGTTCACCTATCCCTCAGTGCGCTTCCTGAGCTCTTTGACATCCAGCCTAACAGTTTCAGAGGCCTTCAGAACCTTCAGGTCTTGGACCTGTCCAACAACGCCAAGCTAAAGGCACTGAGCCCAGCTGTGTTCAGTGGACTTGTGTCTCTACAGGAGCTCAATCTGTCCAACTCTGGAGTAACGTCATTGCCAAATAACATGCTAAGTCACTTGCCAAGCATCAAGAGTATCACCCTGGGCCAGAATATCCATTGTTGGAGGGCTCAAAAGCAGGGCCAGTTTCACAGGCAGCTCGGACAGGAACAGAAACATGACGAGGTGCTGACCTGTGACGTTAAAGGCATTGTGTCGTGA
- the LOC123992642 gene encoding tsukushi-like isoform X3 produces the protein MVKRTMAFPLCVSLWMLLAVHCQGRAVKNCHPSCHCEVESFGLFDSFSLTRVDCRGVGTSPIPIPLDTAHLDLSSNSMSLLTDTMLSGPGYTTLVSLDLSNNRISMVSPKALSRLRYLESLDLSHNSLEGLDEGCFSGLPLAEVDLSHNHFREFDLDMFITKGHGEPINVDLSHNQLTVVSRSSSKRPLLHVQSLTLAANQLRAVPKLKGIPLRDLSLDGNSISHIEEGAFEDLKDLVHLSLSALPELFDIQPNSFRGLQNLQVLDLSNNAKLKALSPAVFSGLVSLQELNLSNSGVTSLPNNMLSHLPSIKSITLGQNIHCWRAQKQGQFHRQLGQEQKHDEVLTCDVKGIVS, from the exons ATGGTAAAG CGCACAATGGCGTTCCCcctgtgtgttagtctgtggATGCTCCTGGCTGTTCACTGCCAGGGTAGAGCTGTGAAGAACTGCCACCCAAGCTGCCACTGTGAGGTGGAGAGCTTTGGCTTGTTCGACAGCTTCAGCCTGACCAGGGTGGATTGCAGGGGAGTGGGCACCAGTCCCATTCCCATCCCCCTGGACACTGCCCACCTTGACTTGTCCTCCAACTCCATGTCCCTGCTGACCGACACTATGCTCTCTGGACCTGGCTATACCACCTTGGTCAGCCTGGACCTCAGCAACAATCGCATATCCATGGTCAGCCCCAAGGCCCTGTCCAGGCTGCGCTACCTGGAGTCTCTGGACCTCAGCCACAACTCCCTGGAGGGCCTGGATGAGGGCTGCTTCTCTGGCCTCCCTCTGGCTGAGGTTGACCTCAGCCACAACCACTTCCGGGAGTTTGACCTCGACATGTTCATCACTAAAGGTCATGGAGAGCCAATCAACGTGGATCTGTCCCACAACCAGCTGACGGTGGTCTCCAGGAGTTCCTCTAAGAGGCCCTTGCTACATGTCCAGAGCCTGACTCTAGCAGCCAATCAGCTGAGGGCCGTGCCTAAGCTCAAAGGCATCCCGTTGAGGGACCTAAGCCTGGATGGGAACAGTATCTCCCACATTGAGGAGGGGGCCTTTGAGGACCTCAAGGACCTGGTTCACCTATCCCTCAGTGCGCTTCCTGAGCTCTTTGACATCCAGCCTAACAGTTTCAGAGGCCTTCAGAACCTTCAGGTCTTGGACCTGTCCAACAACGCCAAGCTAAAGGCACTGAGCCCAGCTGTGTTCAGTGGACTTGTGTCTCTACAGGAGCTCAATCTGTCCAACTCTGGAGTAACGTCATTGCCAAATAACATGCTAAGTCACTTGCCAAGCATCAAGAGTATCACCCTGGGCCAGAATATCCATTGTTGGAGGGCTCAAAAGCAGGGCCAGTTTCACAGGCAGCTCGGACAGGAACAGAAACATGACGAGGTGCTGACCTGTGACGTTAAAGGCATTGTGTCGTGA
- the LOC123992642 gene encoding tsukushi-like isoform X2: MVKVCQKCRTMAFPLCVSLWMLLAVHCQGRAVKNCHPSCHCEVESFGLFDSFSLTRVDCRGVGTSPIPIPLDTAHLDLSSNSMSLLTDTMLSGPGYTTLVSLDLSNNRISMVSPKALSRLRYLESLDLSHNSLEGLDEGCFSGLPLAEVDLSHNHFREFDLDMFITKGHGEPINVDLSHNQLTVVSRSSSKRPLLHVQSLTLAANQLRAVPKLKGIPLRDLSLDGNSISHIEEGAFEDLKDLVHLSLSALPELFDIQPNSFRGLQNLQVLDLSNNAKLKALSPAVFSGLVSLQELNLSNSGVTSLPNNMLSHLPSIKSITLGQNIHCWRAQKQGQFHRQLGQEQKHDEVLTCDVKGIVS; the protein is encoded by the exons ATGGTAAAGGTATGTCAGAAATGT CGCACAATGGCGTTCCCcctgtgtgttagtctgtggATGCTCCTGGCTGTTCACTGCCAGGGTAGAGCTGTGAAGAACTGCCACCCAAGCTGCCACTGTGAGGTGGAGAGCTTTGGCTTGTTCGACAGCTTCAGCCTGACCAGGGTGGATTGCAGGGGAGTGGGCACCAGTCCCATTCCCATCCCCCTGGACACTGCCCACCTTGACTTGTCCTCCAACTCCATGTCCCTGCTGACCGACACTATGCTCTCTGGACCTGGCTATACCACCTTGGTCAGCCTGGACCTCAGCAACAATCGCATATCCATGGTCAGCCCCAAGGCCCTGTCCAGGCTGCGCTACCTGGAGTCTCTGGACCTCAGCCACAACTCCCTGGAGGGCCTGGATGAGGGCTGCTTCTCTGGCCTCCCTCTGGCTGAGGTTGACCTCAGCCACAACCACTTCCGGGAGTTTGACCTCGACATGTTCATCACTAAAGGTCATGGAGAGCCAATCAACGTGGATCTGTCCCACAACCAGCTGACGGTGGTCTCCAGGAGTTCCTCTAAGAGGCCCTTGCTACATGTCCAGAGCCTGACTCTAGCAGCCAATCAGCTGAGGGCCGTGCCTAAGCTCAAAGGCATCCCGTTGAGGGACCTAAGCCTGGATGGGAACAGTATCTCCCACATTGAGGAGGGGGCCTTTGAGGACCTCAAGGACCTGGTTCACCTATCCCTCAGTGCGCTTCCTGAGCTCTTTGACATCCAGCCTAACAGTTTCAGAGGCCTTCAGAACCTTCAGGTCTTGGACCTGTCCAACAACGCCAAGCTAAAGGCACTGAGCCCAGCTGTGTTCAGTGGACTTGTGTCTCTACAGGAGCTCAATCTGTCCAACTCTGGAGTAACGTCATTGCCAAATAACATGCTAAGTCACTTGCCAAGCATCAAGAGTATCACCCTGGGCCAGAATATCCATTGTTGGAGGGCTCAAAAGCAGGGCCAGTTTCACAGGCAGCTCGGACAGGAACAGAAACATGACGAGGTGCTGACCTGTGACGTTAAAGGCATTGTGTCGTGA
- the LOC123992642 gene encoding tsukushi-like isoform X4 — protein MAFPLCVSLWMLLAVHCQGRAVKNCHPSCHCEVESFGLFDSFSLTRVDCRGVGTSPIPIPLDTAHLDLSSNSMSLLTDTMLSGPGYTTLVSLDLSNNRISMVSPKALSRLRYLESLDLSHNSLEGLDEGCFSGLPLAEVDLSHNHFREFDLDMFITKGHGEPINVDLSHNQLTVVSRSSSKRPLLHVQSLTLAANQLRAVPKLKGIPLRDLSLDGNSISHIEEGAFEDLKDLVHLSLSALPELFDIQPNSFRGLQNLQVLDLSNNAKLKALSPAVFSGLVSLQELNLSNSGVTSLPNNMLSHLPSIKSITLGQNIHCWRAQKQGQFHRQLGQEQKHDEVLTCDVKGIVS, from the coding sequence ATGGCGTTCCCcctgtgtgttagtctgtggATGCTCCTGGCTGTTCACTGCCAGGGTAGAGCTGTGAAGAACTGCCACCCAAGCTGCCACTGTGAGGTGGAGAGCTTTGGCTTGTTCGACAGCTTCAGCCTGACCAGGGTGGATTGCAGGGGAGTGGGCACCAGTCCCATTCCCATCCCCCTGGACACTGCCCACCTTGACTTGTCCTCCAACTCCATGTCCCTGCTGACCGACACTATGCTCTCTGGACCTGGCTATACCACCTTGGTCAGCCTGGACCTCAGCAACAATCGCATATCCATGGTCAGCCCCAAGGCCCTGTCCAGGCTGCGCTACCTGGAGTCTCTGGACCTCAGCCACAACTCCCTGGAGGGCCTGGATGAGGGCTGCTTCTCTGGCCTCCCTCTGGCTGAGGTTGACCTCAGCCACAACCACTTCCGGGAGTTTGACCTCGACATGTTCATCACTAAAGGTCATGGAGAGCCAATCAACGTGGATCTGTCCCACAACCAGCTGACGGTGGTCTCCAGGAGTTCCTCTAAGAGGCCCTTGCTACATGTCCAGAGCCTGACTCTAGCAGCCAATCAGCTGAGGGCCGTGCCTAAGCTCAAAGGCATCCCGTTGAGGGACCTAAGCCTGGATGGGAACAGTATCTCCCACATTGAGGAGGGGGCCTTTGAGGACCTCAAGGACCTGGTTCACCTATCCCTCAGTGCGCTTCCTGAGCTCTTTGACATCCAGCCTAACAGTTTCAGAGGCCTTCAGAACCTTCAGGTCTTGGACCTGTCCAACAACGCCAAGCTAAAGGCACTGAGCCCAGCTGTGTTCAGTGGACTTGTGTCTCTACAGGAGCTCAATCTGTCCAACTCTGGAGTAACGTCATTGCCAAATAACATGCTAAGTCACTTGCCAAGCATCAAGAGTATCACCCTGGGCCAGAATATCCATTGTTGGAGGGCTCAAAAGCAGGGCCAGTTTCACAGGCAGCTCGGACAGGAACAGAAACATGACGAGGTGCTGACCTGTGACGTTAAAGGCATTGTGTCGTGA